The DNA sequence GCGGCGGCCGTCCTCCTGCTGTCCGATGGAGAGGTGCGCCGGCTGGTACCTGTACCACTCACGTCGACGACGACGTTCGACGTCACCGTGCACGTCGCCGACGTCGTCGAGATGGACAACGACGGCGTCTTCGGACGACGGCCCCCGGTGGCGGATGACGCCGTGGTGGACGCCGCGGCACGCGACATCGCCACCGTCGTCACCCGCTACCTCGATGCGGAGTTCGTGGCGACAGAGACGAGGTTCACCGACGATCCGCTGCCGGCCCTGCTCAGTGACCGCGCGCTGGCTGTCTCGCGCAGCACAGACCGCGCCGGGCTGGGTGTCGTCGACGTGGCGGTCCGGGAGGTGGAGCCGCAGCAGGTGCGGCTGACCGCGCGCATGGTCACAAGCGGCGGTGAGGTGGTGCTGGCGGCGGTCCGCTACGACGCCCGCGCGCGGCTCGTGACCGCGGACGGTGCCTCGGACGAACTGCACCAGCGCGCCCGCATGGCGTTCGTGTCGCAGGGCAGCGGTTGGCGGGCCGACGTGGTCGAGGCCGACCTCACCCTGCCCACGGGGGAGGCTGAGCGGTGAGCCGCCGGACCAGGCGCATGGGCGTGGGCACCGTCGTCCTGGCGGTGGTGATGCTGGGCGCGCTGGCGCTGTCGACGTACCGCACGGTCCTGCGTCCGGCGTATGCGCACGACGGGATCCTGGTCGTGCTCGTCGTCGGCTCGGACGTTGGCCGGCCCTACCGTCCCGGCGATCCACTGCGCGGGCGTGCCGACGCCATCCACCTGGTGGCCGTCGACGTCGGCGCGCGGCGTGCGACGGTCGTCGACATCCCGCGCGACTCGGTGATCGGGGGCACGAAGGTCAACGCGCACCTCGCGACCGGCGGTCCCGAGGCGCTGGTGGCGCAGCTCGAATCCTTCACCGGCCTGACCATCGACCACTGGGTGCTCACCACGTTCCATGGCTTCGAACGGCTGACCGCCGAGCTCGGTGGCGTGAACGTCGTGGTCGACGAGCCGATGCACGACAGCTCCTCAGGGTCGGACTTCGAGCCGGGACCTGCCCACGTCCAGGGAGCGACGGCGCTGGCGTTCGCCCGCGACCGGCACTCGCTGTCCGACGGGGACTTCGGGCGCACGCGGCACCAGGGCGAGTTGCTGCTGGCCATCCACCGACGGGTGGTCGGACACCGGCCGGGGCCGCGTGAGCTCGTCGACCTGGTTGCCACGGTGGGCCGCACCACGGTCTCGGACGTCCCGCTGCCCGATCTGCTCCCCCTCGCGGTGCTGGCCATCGACATCGAGCCCGATGCGGTCGACCACGTTCCCCTGTCCGGGCGCACCGCGATGCTGGGCGATGCCTCGGTCGTCTACCTCGAGCCCGGTGACACGTTCGCCCGTCTCGTCGACGGCCACGTCGGTCCGTCTCCGCCCGCTTCGGACTGACCGTGCCTGCCGACGCGCGGCATCGGCTCACAGCATGGGCGGCGGACGCCCTGACCTTCGGACGGGCCGTGGTGGCGATCGTCATGCCCGGTGTCCTGGCCGCCGGCAACCTCGATGCCGCCGCCATGCTGG is a window from the Euzebyales bacterium genome containing:
- a CDS encoding LCP family protein, yielding MGVGTVVLAVVMLGALALSTYRTVLRPAYAHDGILVVLVVGSDVGRPYRPGDPLRGRADAIHLVAVDVGARRATVVDIPRDSVIGGTKVNAHLATGGPEALVAQLESFTGLTIDHWVLTTFHGFERLTAELGGVNVVVDEPMHDSSSGSDFEPGPAHVQGATALAFARDRHSLSDGDFGRTRHQGELLLAIHRRVVGHRPGPRELVDLVATVGRTTVSDVPLPDLLPLAVLAIDIEPDAVDHVPLSGRTAMLGDASVVYLEPGDTFARLVDGHVGPSPPASD